In one window of Candidatus Avedoeria danica DNA:
- a CDS encoding CcoQ/FixQ family Cbb3-type cytochrome c oxidase assembly chaperone, with translation MRAIITEGLPGDPGLLLFLLAFVAIFTAVALWQWRPAARAAQDRLALMPFDDPD, from the coding sequence GTGCGCGCGATAATCACCGAAGGGCTGCCCGGCGACCCGGGACTGCTGCTGTTCCTGCTGGCATTCGTCGCCATCTTCACCGCCGTCGCCCTCTGGCAATGGCGTCCCGCCGCCCGCGCCGCCCAGGACCGCTTGGCGCTCATGCCGTTCGACGACCCGGACTGA
- the ccoN gene encoding cytochrome-c oxidase, cbb3-type subunit I, with the protein MEERNVTYDDVSVRRFLWASVLWGAVGMLVGFIIASQLAFWQLNGGGSLPWLQFGRLRPLHTNAVIFAFVGNMIFAGVYYSTQRLLKTRMASDFLSAIHFWGWQLIIVSAALTLPLGLTQGKEYAELEWIIDIAIALVWVAFAVNFFWTLVKRNEKNLYVALWFYIASILTVAVLHIVNSLALPSDVLHSYSVFGGVQDALVQWWYGHNAVAFFLTTPVLGIMYYFMPKAIGKPVYSYRLSIIHFWSLVFLYIWAGPHHLLNSALPDWAQNLGTVFSVMLWAPSWGGMINGLLTLRGAWDKLRTDPVVKFFAAAVTFYGMATFEGPMMSIRSVNALAHNTDWVISHVHGGALGWNGFMAAGMFYWLVPRLYRTKLHSERLANLHFWLGMVGIVLYMASMYVSGITQGLMWRALTPEGTLLYPNFLESISASRTMYMVRMVGGLLYLSMFLVMAWNLIKTARSGRAETTTVTVSVVAKAKGPSAIQLLLSPVMGLVVVGFLLSMALGVRSVQVGAAVLVALLLFAVLVRTVRARGLGVYEGTSWHEVLEGKALLFTVLVLVAVLVGGMVQILPLVFSKEALALERTATPYSPLELAGRDIFRREGCYVCHTQMIRALASESLRYGPPSEAWESMYDHPFQWGSKRTGPDLARVGGKYPDLWHYRHMLDPRSTSQGSIMPSYAFLADTRLDRERIPRVMTTMRKLGVPYDAAAIQGASAAAEAQAKSIADGLAVSGEADAAPDTELIALIAYLQKLGKDRATMSTTSTTP; encoded by the coding sequence ATCGAAGAACGCAATGTCACGTACGACGACGTATCGGTGCGCCGCTTTCTCTGGGCGTCCGTGCTTTGGGGCGCCGTCGGCATGCTCGTCGGCTTCATTATCGCCTCGCAGCTGGCGTTCTGGCAGCTGAACGGCGGGGGCTCGCTGCCCTGGCTGCAGTTCGGCCGCCTCCGGCCGCTGCACACGAACGCCGTGATCTTCGCGTTCGTCGGCAACATGATCTTCGCCGGCGTGTACTACAGCACGCAGAGACTGCTAAAGACCAGAATGGCGTCGGACTTCCTGTCGGCCATCCACTTCTGGGGCTGGCAGCTGATCATCGTCTCGGCCGCCCTGACGCTGCCGCTGGGCCTGACCCAGGGCAAGGAGTACGCCGAGCTGGAGTGGATCATCGACATCGCCATCGCCCTGGTGTGGGTGGCGTTTGCCGTGAACTTCTTCTGGACGCTGGTCAAGCGCAACGAGAAGAACCTGTACGTCGCGCTCTGGTTCTACATCGCCAGCATCCTGACCGTGGCGGTCCTGCACATCGTGAACAGCCTGGCGCTGCCGAGCGACGTGCTCCACTCCTACAGCGTGTTCGGCGGCGTGCAGGACGCGCTCGTGCAGTGGTGGTACGGCCACAACGCGGTGGCGTTCTTCCTGACCACGCCCGTGCTCGGGATCATGTACTACTTCATGCCAAAGGCGATCGGCAAGCCGGTCTACAGCTACCGGCTGTCGATCATCCACTTCTGGTCGCTCGTGTTCCTCTACATCTGGGCCGGGCCGCACCACCTCCTGAACAGCGCCCTGCCGGACTGGGCGCAGAACCTCGGGACGGTCTTCAGCGTCATGCTCTGGGCCCCGAGCTGGGGCGGCATGATCAACGGCCTGCTGACGCTGCGCGGTGCGTGGGACAAGCTGCGCACGGATCCGGTGGTGAAGTTCTTCGCCGCCGCCGTCACGTTCTACGGCATGGCCACCTTCGAGGGGCCGATGATGTCGATCCGCAGCGTGAACGCCCTGGCGCACAACACGGACTGGGTGATCAGCCACGTCCACGGCGGCGCCCTCGGCTGGAACGGCTTCATGGCGGCCGGCATGTTCTACTGGCTCGTGCCCCGGCTGTACCGCACGAAGCTCCACAGCGAGCGGCTGGCCAACCTCCACTTCTGGCTCGGCATGGTCGGGATCGTCCTCTACATGGCCTCGATGTACGTCAGCGGGATCACCCAGGGCCTGATGTGGCGGGCGCTCACCCCGGAGGGCACGCTCCTCTACCCGAACTTCCTCGAGAGCATCTCGGCCAGCCGCACGATGTACATGGTGCGCATGGTCGGTGGCCTGCTCTACCTGTCGATGTTCCTCGTCATGGCCTGGAACCTGATCAAGACGGCCCGCTCCGGCCGCGCCGAGACGACGACGGTCACGGTCAGCGTCGTGGCCAAGGCCAAGGGACCGAGCGCGATCCAGCTCCTCCTCTCGCCGGTCATGGGCCTCGTCGTCGTCGGCTTCCTGCTGTCGATGGCCCTTGGTGTGCGAAGCGTCCAGGTGGGCGCGGCCGTGCTCGTGGCGCTGCTGCTGTTCGCGGTCCTCGTCCGCACCGTGCGCGCCCGCGGCCTCGGCGTGTACGAGGGTACGAGCTGGCACGAGGTGCTCGAGGGCAAGGCGCTGCTGTTCACCGTGCTTGTCCTCGTGGCGGTGCTCGTCGGCGGCATGGTGCAGATCCTGCCGCTCGTCTTCTCGAAGGAGGCCCTCGCGCTCGAGCGCACCGCCACCCCGTATTCGCCGCTCGAGCTGGCCGGGCGGGACATCTTCCGGCGCGAGGGCTGCTACGTCTGCCACACCCAGATGATCCGGGCCCTCGCCTCCGAGTCCCTGCGCTACGGACCGCCGAGCGAGGCCTGGGAGTCCATGTACGACCACCCGTTCCAGTGGGGCAGCAAGCGCACCGGCCCGGACCTGGCGCGCGTCGGCGGCAAGTACCCCGACCTCTGGCACTACCGCCACATGCTCGACCCGCGCTCGACGTCGCAGGGCTCGATCATGCCGAGCTACGCCTTCCTGGCCGACACCCGCCTCGACCGCGAGCGGATCCCGCGCGTGATGACGACAATGCGCAAGCTCGGCGTGCCGTACGACGCGGCAGCGATCCAGGGCGCGTCCGCCGCGGCCGAAGCACAGGCGAAGTCGATCGCCGACGGCTTGGCCGTGTCCGGCGAGGCGGACGCCGCGCCGGACACGGAGCTGATCGCGCTGATCGCCTACCTGCAGAAGCTCGGCAAGGACCGGGCAACGATGTCGACGACATCGACGACGCCATGA
- a CDS encoding cbb3-type cytochrome oxidase assembly protein, producing the protein MNVLIALIFLSVILAALAVAFFVYSVRNEDMDHSLQLSLKPLEDDP; encoded by the coding sequence ATGAACGTGCTCATCGCGCTCATCTTCCTCAGCGTCATCCTGGCGGCGCTGGCCGTCGCCTTCTTTGTCTATTCCGTCCGCAACGAGGACATGGACCACAGTCTGCAGCTCTCGCTCAAGCCCTTGGAGGACGATCCGTGA